The DNA window tccgtttttcttcgGTCGCAATCGTCCATGCTGGCCTCGATTCCGGGCTCGCAGTCTagagcgagaagacaccTCAACCGCCCGCGTTCGCAGTCGCGCGTCTTTTCATCGCCGTCCGTGTGACATTGCTACACACTCTGTCGTTGTTTGGCGCcaagcagacacgcagacTCGCATACCGACCTCAACGCAGTCTTTTGGATTCGGTCGCGGGTGCTGCTTCCCGTATACAGACGTGATGAGCCCCTGCATGGTTTCACACGGCCGCCACCTCCCACGAATCTCTGCCTGCATTCAAACCTCCATCTGCACTTTTTTGTCCGGAATTTCCACGGAGTCGTTTTTTTTGTCTGGCTTTACGTGTTGATTAGCGTAGGGTTTAGGATTGGTCTTCcagcgcgcgaccgcgggacccgccgccccgcctctgcgtcatagccgcggcgcttcttcttgGCTCTAGctggctctctctcctctcgctctgtACTCTGCCTTACCCGCTCCTCTTTTCCAtattttctcttctttcgttTTGCGATGCGCCCgctgacgcgcgcggagcgaggcaCTGGGCTTGCGCGGGCCTCCCGCTCTACCCGCAGTCTCAGCCCGACGACCTCCgactccgcgtcctccgcctcgtccttttcctcttcctcctgctcttcttcgctctcttcgtcctctgcctcgtcctcgtccaCTTTCACGCGGTCTTCTCCGACGTCaggctcctcttcgccctcctcccccacgagctcgccgcgcgatcgcccgcgcctcgccgcgcatgcggcggacAGGGACGCCGATCCGCATCCGGCCTCGAAGGTGGCAGATCCCCTCCGCACCTCCGGTCCGCCGAAGCCTGTCTTCGGGGGCTCAGtcccgtcgccgcagcgcgagcgactcgcgccgtcggccgAAGAGTtgacgctcgcgccgccgcgtggaggccgTGCGGGGGAGAAAGGCTCGCGCCCTCTTTCAGGGTGGGCGGCTGAGGCTgagcgaagcagaagcggcggcgagcgccgccgctcgccacagagagacgcggcgcgacgggcaGGCTGCCCCTTCGCCGCGGACCCGTGCGCGGACTCGCGGCTGCCGTCCTGCgacgcgtcttcgtcctcagaAGGGTCCCCTGCCTTCGTAGAGGCCCCCAGACCCTCCCCGCTGCTGTCGCAGAGTCTGCCCTCCTACTGGGCCGACCGGCCGGAGGCGAACCCATTCctgccttcggcgcctctccagcAGCAAGACGCGCGCTTCAGCCCGCGAAATCCGCTCAAGGGCACGGAGGAGTCGCCGCTCAACCAAGTGTACGTCCGCAAGCAGAAGGACGGCTCGATGCTGATATACGTTTCTGCGCACCTCGACCAGCTCCTCTTGCGGGCCTTCAAAAACTTCTCTTTCAACGGATACATGACCGAGGAGAGATGGCTTCACATGGTAAGCCGACGCGCGAAGCGTGCCTGTCGCAGCGGGGacaggagcgaggcgagctcgAAGGACGCGCCGACGGGCACCTGTGCATATCTGGATCTGCGAGTTCGTCTCAGAAATGCAGGCGCGCGGTATTTCCATCACACATGCGTCGGCCTTTGCTCGTgtttccgcgccgctctctgtcgGGCTCGAAGACCTGCACACGTGTCTCTAGGAATTCGCGGCTGCGGTCGCACCTCCTCCCCTGCGCACAGCCCTGGCGCTGCGAGGCAAGATCGCCGCCGACCTCGGGACGAGAGCTTTGTCAATTCTTCTTTGCCGCCTTTATTCCGGTGTTCTGCTCTGCAGTGCGTAGAGGCACACCTCTATCCGCGGAGCAAAGACCCCGATATTCTCAAGTACATGTTCAGGGGCATCGCCAAAGGAAACAAAGTGATAGGTAAGGAGCCCGGGAggtcgccggcgagcgcaTGTCGTTGCAAAAACTATGTACCTGTATATTTCCAGATATCTGTGAGAAAATGGGTTCGCGGAAGCCGGCATGAGAAATaaaagagaggcgccgcgaggcggcgaatgGGGAGATTCGTTGCAGACGCACGGCGGGCGACATCCCTACTCCTCTGCAAGTCTATTTCTCGTGTAGATACGCTCAAGGCGAACGGGGCCATGAGGAGCTTCACGCAGCTGACTACGGGGACTAGCGGCCGTCGCTACGCACACGTGACCACGGCTGCTAGTTGAGaagcaggcgaagagagcggcaACGAGAGTCGAGCCTCGACAGCAATGACGGCAGGGGATAGTTCAGGACGCGATCCCCTCTGGATGTGCCCCGGGAGTCCTGTGTACGCGAAGGGAGCGACTTGGTTGCCCGCATGTCAAAGAGAGCCTTGGCTCGatctctttcttttttctcgcagAGTTCGATAGTTTTCTCCAGATTCTTCACCGTCTCGCGCGCTACAAATTTCGGAATATGCGCCAACTGAGCGACGAAGATGCGGTAGGCTTATTCCTGCTTAGCATTGAGGTCATCTTATTCCCCGCTACCCGTTGTttcgcccctctctctctctccgtgctCCCCTTCTGCGCGATCGCCGTCGAATAGTCTACTACACACGTCTGCGTTCGCACGCAGGTCAATCAGAGGGGGGATTTCTCGTTTCTCTTCGCGCGGAGTGCCTTCTCCCTGCGCTAAGACAGCCCTTGGGGTGAACTCATTGCCTTccgcgagaggcagctgaGCCTCGCGACTCCTTCACAGACTCCTGTGCCCCTACATGCAAACACCTTCATttacatttatatatatatatataaattcGTTTGAATGTTTGTGCGCCCCACCCTCTTTGGCGTGCGAGTCGCTAGCCGCATGCGATGTGCTGTATGTGCGCCCGCTGGACTTCCTTCTTCGGTGCCTTTTGACCCGCTGatggcgcgcggcctcgcactCGGCTCTGCCCTAGTTGACCGCTGCTGGTGCGCCTGCATGTCGTGTCGCTGCGGTAGATTTGGCGACCCTCTTCCTCCAAAACTCGCTTTAGGCTGCGCATCAAATCGCGTCTTTTCTGTGGCGGCGCTCAGGTCAACGCAGTCCTCGTGCATTTGTTCCGCTACCCGCATCTGTTCGAGGGACGCCGGCTGCGCGACTGCGGCGTGCAAGTCTCCACGACCTCGCGGGAGGTGGCGGTTGGGTGCTCCTTTGCGCGGAAAGACCAGGGCGTCAACGCCAAGCCTGAAGTGAAGATCAGCGAAGTTCAAGCCGGCTTCGAGACGGAGGAACGGTCCATGATGGCCCAACCCGAGCAGGAGACTGTGCAGACTGGTGTGGAgggcctcgtctgcggcaggACCGTCGCGGTGCAGACCGACCAGCCGCCGGTgagcagggcgcgcggcctcgcgagCAAGAGAGCCGAAGCGGGAGAGGGTGGGATGCTGcagggctgcaggcgcggtcGAGATGAGAACTAGAGACAGCGACGCTGAGTCAGTCTGCGTAGCCTCCGGGGCAGAGATCCGACTCGAGTGCCCCCCCTGGGCCTGCGCGGATCTGTCGATAGCCCTGTTTGTGCGCTGGTTGACGGGCTTCGCCGCTGGTCGGCCTTTCGTTCCACTTTGATCGCCGCGagttctcgcgcgcctcccgtaTCCTCTCATGAGTTTCCCCGGAGACTTGCGCGCAACGGGCGTgggtgtctctctctctttctgcctgcgctgtctgcgcagaaggcgcaggactCAGCGAGCACGCAGTTCGAGAAGCCGCCAGAGCcacagaagaaagcggcgaCCTGTCAGACCGAGTCAGAAAAGCTcaaggcgacggcggtgcAGACCGACGAGACCGGAGCCCCCCCCAAGCTCCAGAAGACCGGCGCCGAAGTCGACACGTTCTTTACCTGCAACACCCAGCTGAAAAGTGAGCCAGATGAAAGAAAAACGCAGCAAAGAGTGAGGGCGCCGTGGGCGACAGCCGGACattcgcggcgtcgcgggcgctgcgtcaCGATATAttcgtatatatatatatatatatatgtgtatgtatgtgtatgtggcCGCACATCCTTGTCAGGGGGGCCGCTGACAGACTCGCATAGGGGAGAGGATAAGGAGGGGTACCCTTCACGGAAGCCTTGAGCTGACTCTGGCGtggaaggagagaaaggccgcgcggagaggaggcgtgATGTTGCGTTTCTGGGGCTCGTCTTTGCTTCCATCTTCATTGCGCATGTGGTGGCTCCGCGCCGACACGTCAGGCTCACGGCCTCTGCTCctgtctcttttctgtctccctctctcctgcAGTCTGTACTTCTACACACCCGAGTAGATATGTGTATGATGCAGCATGTTGCTGTCTTGTCTCTCTTTGGTGACTGGGCTCGAGTATGCTTCCATGAGGACTGACTCGCCCCTCGTTCGTGCCGCCTCACCTGTGGTCGTGTAGCTGCGAGTTTTCCATTCTGTTCAGGATGCATCGCGCtggagggaggcgacgagagcgaTCTCTTCAAGATCTTTTGCTGTTACAGCTCTTACGACGAAGAGTAGGTTCAGAACAGGGGCAGTCAAAAACGCAAGCTCGGATGCCTGCGGGCTTGTCTTTGCAGGCCTCCGCTTTCTAGTCTGgagcgccctccgcgcttGCCTGGCCGGAGGGCGCCGTAGACTACAACGCTCATCTGTTTGTCTGTCGTGGACTCGGGCCTCGCCGTTTCGAGGGTTAGGCGTTGGCTCCCGCGTGATTCATGCATTCGTTCAGCTCTTGGGGACTGGTGTGCAAAGTCTCGAGTTCGCGCGGGTGCGCTGGCGCGGTGCCGTAAGTCTCCAGTTGGTTTTTTACCACCGAATCTGAGGCACCTCTCAAACGTTTCTCAGAGTTTGTTTCTGCGGGCGCTCACTGGATGCGCGTGGCGGTGTTTTCGTGTCGGCTCTCCTCTCCAGGCTGCTGCAAAATCTGATGACAGAAAAAGCCTGTGCAGTGCTCTGCAAGGACTCAGCGATTATGGAAATTCCGCACCACCCAGAGATCGCGggccttccgccgcagcaggcgcggaaaATCTACCGTGACGGTAAGCGGTTCCGTTTAAAAATGCAAAATCCTTCGAAAGGCTTCTACCTTTATCTTTCTTAGCCTGGCATCGAGCTTCATAGTTGGTGTCTTCAATTcctttcgctttttcttgCGGTGGCGCTTTCTCGCGCACTGCACGTGAGTCCTTTTCTTATTTTCAGTTGTATTTTCACGGTTTTCTGTCAATTTTTTCAGTGCTGGAGAGCCGCTCGGTGGTGAACCCGCTGCGGATGCGCACGGctggtcggcggcggcgagtcaGCAAGCTCGATCTCCTTTTgcaaaaaaaagacaaagAAGAAACCGAGAAGTCACGTCCGTCCAAGGGCGCAAGCGGCAAGGAAGCCCAGAAAGATGAAAAACAAGCCGACGCCACCAGCCGagcgcagaaagaggagaccAGCGATGAGGCCTCCACCGTGGGATCAGACGACGAAAGCGGCGAGGCTTCCCGCATCACCTACGTTGAGTTCAAAACGGtaggcagcgacgcgaggtTGGAAGCGAGCCTGTCTCTCCCGTGAGCTCGGGATCGCGCAGGGGGGAAAGCGGTTCTCTACGCAACTCGGGGTTCCTTTGTGAGGTTCGTCTCCTGCACTTCACTCTGGCACTAAATGTACAGACGCCCGAATGTCCAGTCGCGTCCCTAAGCCTCTCGTCCCAGCGCGAGGCAGTGGACAACGGTATATGAgtatagacagatagattCATGTATTTATCTgtgtatatctatgtatatatatgtatatgaatgCTTAGGTGGGAATAACGTTGCAAGGAGGCGTCTGCCTTAGTCTCTTTCTGTCTGCAGATTCTGTACTACTTCGCCCAGGTCATGTTTGAGCAGCTGAGGCCGCGCAGTGCGTTTTTGAAGCTTGTCAGGTGCGCGCTGCTCGTTGAGAAAAAGAGTGTCGCGGTCTGTCGTGCGGATAAGGAGCGGACAGGGAGACGCACCTCCAGTGAAGGCTAGAGGCAATTCAGAGGACGTTTTCGTGATGCATCGCGTTCGCAGAGTCGCGGAATGTGCAGGCGCGTTAACGATTACCGGCTTCCCTGGTTCGTTCACGGGTCCCCCTCCCAATAtctctctcttgctctcTGGTTCATTTCGTGGCTTCACGCACAGTGCGAGGAAGGGGACTTTTTTTGCTCTCGAATACGAAAAGCGATTCGCTTGGTGCGTAGAGTGGTCTCAATTCCACACAGAGAGTGGCTTCAGCCGTCGCGCTCCTTTCTGCACTTCTGTATCTTTTTTGTTTTGCCTGTTTTATGCAGAGAGAACCTCATTGACAGCTTCTTCAAGCGCCAGAAAAACGTCTACATGGCCTTTGCAGGGAGACtaggcgacggcgtcgagaGCGTCGTCGACGTCTCCGATGCCAATCCGTTCTTCGGGGGCTACGACGCGCAAGGTGAGGAGTGACTCACTGGGATCGATGCAGCCCATTTGTATTTGGGCTGAGCTCTTCCCTCACACATGTGCGGCGTCTGTGCGCCTGGAACTGACCTCAAGAACACATCTCCCGGTTCTAGACGCAGAAAATCTCTCTGTAAACCCGTGGGCGTTTTTGACGGCGGCTGCTTGCCGTAGCAGGCGTATTCTCACGTTAGTGTGTCTTAAAGatcgcgcggcttcttcctAAAAGTGCGACGGCGGGCGGGCTGTTGGCACGTGGCCTGGGAAGCGCAGGTGTGTGTAGTTGGTGACCATTTCTGTGGTTTCTTCATCTATCCCGTGCTTCACTAGTAGCCATCGCCAAGCTTGAGCGTCTCGATTGTCGGCGATCCCTGCAGTCTATCATCAGCTGCGCGTGGTTTTTGCCTTCTGAGTCAAGGGGTCGTccacgcgcacgccgcgagtCTCGCGTTTTGTggtcctctgctgcggcgccgtgcGAGTCTCTGTCTCACCGTGTTTGTCGAGACAAAGGGCAAACGAATCGCTTAGatctctctgctgcgttcgctgctgcgtctggtTGCAGTCGAGACGGGCTCAGGGTTGTGCGAGGCATCGCGGCCAGCGCTCGACTTCGCCAGTCGATGCATCTCTCGTAGGCATGGGATGAttttgttttctctttctctgttcAGAGTTACCCACGCGGGACCATTCGGGGGGGACGAGGAGTCACCACGCAAGGAAGCTCTCGCAGCCGGGCGGGCGTGGCCTCTCTGAAAGCACGTGGGACGGTGCAGAGGGCGACAAGAACGCCCTGGGGTTCGAGGGAAGTCCCCGTTTCCTCCGCACTGACGACACCTGCCTGGGCGAGCGACAGAGATCtttcgccgcaggcgccgtcgcggcgtcgccgttccCAGGGGCGCCCTACGGGTTCTCGCCCTACtacgcgccgccagccatGTATCCTGTCGCCTTCAACTCTGGAGGTGCGAGGGAAAAGGCGCAAAGAAGGGGAGGCGTGTGCATCAGACCTGCCAACTAAAATACCCGAAAGCGATACGTGCATACAGAGATATGTGAACCTGTGTTGAAGTGCCTTGTGTcgtggagcgcgagcgcgacaggGCAAACGGTGCATACGATTGGGACCGAAGTGGGCGTTACACAACAAGAGGGGTGTTTTCTCTGTAGCGTGCACGACAGGTCAGGAGAGATACAAGAGATTCCGAACAGCGCCACGGTGTCAACGCTGGAGTGTATGCATGTAGCTCTCAAGTAGACGCGTATGCGTGCCGCCACGCGGCAGAacatacatgtatgcataAATGCGTATAGCTGTAGT is part of the Besnoitia besnoiti strain Bb-Ger1 chromosome XII, whole genome shotgun sequence genome and encodes:
- a CDS encoding hypothetical protein (encoded by transcript BESB_023440); protein product: MRPLTRAERGTGLARASRSTRSLSPTTSDSASSASSFSSSSCSSSLSSSSASSSSTFTRSSPTSGSSSPSSPTSSPRDRPRLAAHAADRDADPHPASKVADPLRTSGPPKPVFGGSVPSPQRERLAPSAEELTLAPPRGGRAGEKGSRPLSGWAAEAERSRSGGERRRSPQRDAARRAGCPFAADPCADSRLPSCDASSSSEGSPAFVEAPRPSPLLSQSLPSYWADRPEANPFLPSAPLQQQDARFSPRNPLKGTEESPLNQVYVRKQKDGSMLIYVSAHLDQLLLRAFKNFSFNGYMTEERWLHMCVEAHLYPRSKDPDILKYMFRGIAKGNKVIEFDSFLQILHRLARYKFRNMRQLSDEDAVNAVLVHLFRYPHLFEGRRLRDCGVQVSTTSREVAVGCSFARKDQGVNAKPEVKISEVQAGFETEERSMMAQPEQETVQTGVEGLVCGRTVAVQTDQPPKAQDSASTQFEKPPEPQKKAATCQTESEKLKATAVQTDETGAPPKLQKTGAEVDTFFTCNTQLKRCIALEGGDESDLFKIFCCYSSYDEELLQNLMTEKACAVLCKDSAIMEIPHHPEIAGLPPQQARKIYRDVLESRSVVNPLRMRTAGRRRRVSKLDLLLQKKDKEETEKSRPSKGASGKEAQKDEKQADATSRAQKEETSDEASTVGSDDESGEASRITYVEFKTILYYFAQVMFEQLRPRSAFLKLVRENLIDSFFKRQKNVYMAFAGRLGDGVESVVDVSDANPFFGGYDAQELPTRDHSGGTRSHHARKLSQPGGRGLSESTWDGAEGDKNALGFEGSPRFLRTDDTCLGERQRSFAAGAVAASPFPGAPYGFSPYYAPPAMYPVAFNSGGAREKAQRRGGVCIRPAN